From Micromonospora rhizosphaerae, the proteins below share one genomic window:
- the rpsA gene encoding 30S ribosomal protein S1: MTSSIEAPSSANKVTVDDLGSEEAFLAAIDETIKYFNDGDIVEGTVVKVDRDEVLLDIGYKTEGVIPSRELSIKHDVDPAEVVSVGDHIEALVLQKEDKEGRLILSKKRAQYERAWGTIEKIKDEDGVVRGSVIEVVKGGLILDIGLRGFLPASLVEMRRVRDLQPYVGRELEAKIIELDKNRNNVVLSRRAWLEQTQSEVRTEFLNKLQKGQVRKGVVSSIVNFGAFVDLGGVDGLVHVSELSWKHIDHPSEVVEVGQEVEVEVLDVDLDRERVSLSLKATQEDPWRQFARTHAIQQIVPGKVTKLVPFGAFVRVDDGIEGLVHISELAERHVEIPEQVVQVGSEVMVKVIDIDLERRRISLSLKQANEGFVEGEEHFDPTLYGMAATYDAEGNYIYPEGFDPETGEWLEGYDKQRETWENQYAEARQRWEAHTKQVQSSRAADAEAAANPPAAGAAAAATTTPAPSRQAEEPAGTLATDEALAALREKLAGGK; this comes from the coding sequence ATGACGAGCAGCATCGAGGCCCCCTCGAGCGCCAACAAGGTCACCGTCGACGACCTCGGCTCCGAGGAAGCTTTCCTCGCCGCGATCGACGAGACCATCAAGTACTTCAACGACGGCGACATTGTCGAAGGCACCGTCGTCAAGGTCGATCGGGACGAGGTCCTGCTCGACATCGGCTACAAGACCGAGGGCGTCATCCCCTCTCGGGAGCTGTCGATCAAGCACGACGTGGACCCGGCCGAGGTGGTTTCGGTCGGCGACCACATCGAGGCCCTTGTCCTTCAGAAGGAGGACAAGGAGGGGCGTCTGATCCTCTCGAAGAAGCGCGCGCAGTACGAGCGGGCGTGGGGCACCATCGAGAAGATCAAGGACGAGGACGGCGTCGTCCGCGGCTCGGTCATCGAGGTGGTCAAGGGTGGCCTCATCCTCGACATCGGGCTGCGCGGCTTCCTGCCCGCCTCGTTGGTCGAGATGCGTCGGGTCCGGGACCTGCAGCCGTACGTCGGCCGCGAGCTCGAGGCCAAGATCATCGAGCTGGACAAGAACCGCAACAACGTGGTCCTGTCCCGCCGGGCCTGGCTCGAGCAGACGCAGTCCGAGGTGCGCACCGAGTTCCTCAACAAGCTGCAGAAGGGCCAGGTCCGCAAGGGCGTCGTCTCCTCGATCGTCAACTTCGGCGCGTTCGTCGACCTCGGCGGCGTGGACGGCCTGGTGCACGTCTCCGAGCTCTCCTGGAAGCACATCGACCACCCGTCCGAGGTTGTCGAGGTCGGCCAGGAGGTCGAGGTCGAGGTCCTGGACGTCGACCTGGACCGCGAGCGGGTCTCGCTGTCGCTGAAGGCGACCCAGGAGGACCCGTGGCGGCAGTTCGCCCGCACCCACGCGATCCAGCAGATCGTGCCGGGTAAGGTCACCAAGCTGGTGCCGTTCGGCGCCTTCGTCCGGGTGGACGACGGCATCGAGGGCCTGGTCCACATCTCCGAGCTGGCCGAGCGCCACGTGGAGATCCCGGAGCAGGTCGTCCAGGTCGGCTCCGAGGTCATGGTCAAGGTCATCGACATCGACCTGGAGCGCCGTCGGATCTCGCTGTCGCTCAAGCAGGCCAACGAGGGCTTCGTCGAGGGCGAGGAGCACTTCGACCCGACCCTCTACGGCATGGCCGCGACCTACGACGCCGAGGGCAACTACATCTACCCGGAGGGCTTCGACCCGGAGACGGGCGAGTGGCTCGAGGGGTACGACAAGCAGCGCGAGACCTGGGAGAACCAGTACGCCGAGGCGCGCCAGCGCTGGGAGGCCCACACCAAGCAGGTGCAGTCCTCCCGGGCCGCCGACGCCGAGGCCGCTGCCAACCCGCCGGCCGCCGGTGCTGCCGCCGCCGCCACGACCACGCCGGCCCCGAGCCGACAGGCCGAGGAGCCGGCCGGCACCCTGGCCACCGACGAGGCGCTCGCCGCTCTGCGGGAGAAGCTCGCCGGCGGCAAGTGA
- a CDS encoding class I SAM-dependent methyltransferase: MDDDRVTRRRVGAAEVRRANRGWWDADADDYQAEHGEFLGDVDFVWCPEGLREADARLLGDLAGRRVLELGSGAAAAARWLATQGARPVALDLSAGMLRHAAHAAARTGVRVPLVQADALTLPFADESFDIACTAFGAIPFVDDSAAVMREVFRVVRPGGRWVFSVTHPMRWIFLDDPGEGGLTAVHSYFNRSPYVEQDEHGVATYVEQHRTLGDRIRELVGAGFRLVDLVEPEWPEGHEGIWGQWSPLRGRLFPGTAIFVAEKPFT, encoded by the coding sequence GTGGATGACGACAGGGTGACCCGGCGCCGGGTCGGCGCCGCGGAGGTCCGCCGAGCCAACCGTGGCTGGTGGGACGCCGACGCGGACGACTACCAGGCCGAGCACGGCGAGTTCCTCGGGGACGTGGACTTCGTCTGGTGCCCGGAGGGGCTGCGCGAGGCCGACGCCCGGCTGCTCGGCGACCTGGCCGGCCGCCGGGTGCTCGAACTCGGCAGCGGCGCCGCGGCCGCCGCCCGCTGGCTGGCCACCCAGGGCGCCCGGCCCGTCGCCCTGGACCTCTCCGCCGGCATGTTGCGGCACGCCGCGCACGCTGCCGCCAGGACCGGCGTACGCGTCCCGCTGGTGCAGGCCGACGCGCTGACGCTGCCGTTCGCCGACGAGTCCTTCGACATCGCCTGCACCGCGTTCGGCGCGATCCCGTTCGTCGACGACTCGGCGGCGGTGATGCGGGAGGTGTTCCGGGTAGTGCGCCCCGGCGGACGCTGGGTCTTCTCGGTGACCCACCCGATGCGCTGGATCTTCCTCGACGACCCGGGCGAGGGCGGGCTGACCGCCGTGCACTCGTACTTCAACCGCTCGCCGTACGTGGAGCAGGACGAGCACGGGGTGGCCACGTACGTCGAGCAGCACCGCACCCTCGGCGATCGGATCCGCGAACTCGTGGGCGCCGGATTCCGCCTGGTCGACCTGGTGGAGCCGGAGTGGCCGGAGGGGCACGAGGGGATCTGGGGGCAGTGGAGCCCGCTGCGCGGCCGCCTCTTCCCCGGCACCGCCATCTTCGTCGCCGAGAAGCCGTTCACCTGA
- a CDS encoding DUF2945 domain-containing protein: MAEKEFHEGDHVSWASHSGRAYGVVKEKLIDRTHVRGHAVNASPEDPQYRIRNDHSGRDVAHRPQALRHEPK, encoded by the coding sequence ATGGCCGAGAAGGAGTTCCACGAGGGCGACCACGTCTCCTGGGCCAGCCACAGCGGCCGGGCGTACGGCGTGGTCAAGGAGAAGCTGATCGACCGGACGCACGTACGCGGACACGCCGTGAACGCCTCGCCGGAGGACCCGCAGTACCGGATCCGCAACGACCATTCCGGCCGGGACGTCGCCCACCGACCGCAGGCGCTGCGCCATGAGCCGAAGTGA
- a CDS encoding DUF3140 domain-containing protein encodes MSRSDDSRDIYREFTEAVNMKPGELSNWLESDESKHVGWRKGTKGGESVGHESGRRIIDLLRRRRSDLSDTDYQHMRKVVGYVRRHMAQRPSGNVRETRWRYSLMNWGHDPLKAPLPPPGGRSRQALERHGTPPKARRGPAR; translated from the coding sequence ATGAGCCGAAGTGACGACAGTCGGGACATCTACCGGGAGTTCACCGAGGCGGTGAACATGAAGCCGGGCGAGCTGTCGAACTGGCTCGAGAGCGACGAGTCGAAGCACGTGGGGTGGCGGAAGGGCACCAAGGGCGGCGAGTCGGTGGGGCACGAGTCCGGCCGGAGGATCATCGACCTGCTGCGGCGCCGGCGCAGCGATCTCTCAGACACCGACTACCAGCACATGCGCAAGGTCGTCGGGTACGTCCGGCGGCACATGGCGCAGCGACCGAGCGGCAACGTCCGCGAGACCCGGTGGCGGTACTCCCTGATGAACTGGGGTCACGACCCCCTCAAGGCCCCACTTCCGCCGCCGGGCGGCCGGTCCCGGCAGGCCCTCGAGAGGCACGGCACCCCACCGAAGGCGCGCCGGGGACCGGCACGGTAA
- the polA gene encoding DNA polymerase I has translation MTATTPRLLLVDGHSLAYRAFFALPVENFSTTTGQPTNAVYGFTSMLINVLRDEQPSHIVVAFDVSRRSFRTERYAEYKAGRSETPTDFKGQVSLVKEVLAALRIPVVEKEGYEADDVIATLACQGRDQGMSVLITTGDRDGFQLVDDNITVLYPRKGVSDLARMDAAAVEAKYGVGPQRYRDLAALVGESSDNLPGVPGVGPKTAAKWINLYGGVEGVVAHADEIKGKAGDSLRERLADVIRNYEINCLVSDLELPIRPEDARWPGWDREAVHQVFDTLQFRILRDRLYQYLEAVEPEAEAGFELAGQVLTEPGGLAGWLETHAPFGTPVGVAVKLDTGPNRRHTASVTGLALATATGAAAWFDPATLDPADEAALASWLADGQRPKVLHDSKPAVLAFAAHGWDLQGIWRDTQIAAYLARPDQRSYDLTDLALRYLHRELRVDAPETGQLTLEGLGNDGEAEQNLMLQARATLDLADAIDAELSRDGEQSARLMAGVELPLMRVLATMERTGIAADTHYLSELEAHFAAEVKAAAQGAYEAVGREFNLGSPKQLQEILFGELGLPKTKRIKTGYTTDADALQWLYAQQPHPVLAHLLRHRDVAKLKSTVDGLLKSVSDDGRIHTTFNQTVAATGRLSSTEPNLQNIPIRTEEGRRIRRAFVVGEGYDCLLTADYSQIEMRIMAHLSSDDALIEAFNSGADFHAATASSVFGVPVDQVTPDQRRKIKAMNYGLAYGLSAFGLSQQLGISVEEARGLMENYFAGFGGVRDYLQEVVARARHDGYTSTILGRRRYLPDLVSDNRQRREIAERMALNAPIQGSAADIIKVAMLHVDSALRDAGLGSRMLLQVHDELVFEVAPGERGALEALVRKEMGEAYPLSVPLEVSVGEGRDWNSADH, from the coding sequence GTGACAGCTACGACGCCGCGCCTGCTCCTCGTCGACGGACACTCCCTGGCATACCGGGCGTTCTTCGCCTTGCCGGTGGAAAACTTCTCCACCACGACGGGGCAGCCGACCAACGCCGTCTACGGCTTCACCTCAATGCTGATCAACGTGCTTCGCGACGAGCAGCCGAGCCACATCGTGGTCGCCTTCGACGTCTCCCGCCGCTCCTTCCGTACGGAGCGGTACGCCGAGTACAAGGCCGGCCGCAGCGAGACCCCGACCGACTTCAAGGGTCAGGTCAGCCTGGTCAAGGAGGTGCTCGCCGCGCTGCGCATCCCGGTGGTGGAGAAGGAGGGCTACGAGGCCGACGACGTCATCGCCACCCTCGCCTGTCAGGGCCGCGACCAGGGCATGTCGGTGCTGATCACCACCGGTGACCGGGACGGCTTCCAGTTGGTCGACGACAACATCACGGTGCTCTACCCGCGCAAGGGCGTCTCCGACCTGGCCCGGATGGACGCGGCGGCGGTCGAGGCGAAGTACGGCGTCGGTCCGCAGCGCTACCGCGACCTGGCGGCCCTGGTCGGTGAGAGCAGCGACAACCTGCCCGGCGTCCCCGGTGTCGGCCCGAAGACCGCCGCCAAGTGGATCAACCTGTACGGCGGCGTGGAGGGCGTGGTCGCGCACGCCGACGAGATCAAGGGCAAGGCCGGCGACAGCCTGCGCGAGCGGCTCGCCGACGTGATCCGCAACTACGAGATCAACTGCCTGGTCTCCGACCTGGAGCTGCCGATCCGCCCCGAGGACGCCCGCTGGCCGGGGTGGGACCGCGAGGCCGTGCATCAGGTCTTCGACACCCTCCAGTTCCGGATCCTGCGGGACCGGCTCTACCAGTACCTCGAGGCGGTCGAGCCGGAGGCGGAGGCCGGCTTCGAGCTGGCCGGCCAGGTGCTCACCGAACCCGGCGGGCTGGCCGGCTGGCTGGAGACGCACGCGCCGTTCGGCACCCCGGTCGGCGTGGCCGTCAAGCTCGACACCGGCCCCAACCGCCGGCACACCGCCTCGGTGACCGGCCTGGCCCTGGCCACCGCCACCGGCGCGGCGGCCTGGTTCGACCCGGCCACCCTCGACCCGGCCGACGAGGCCGCCCTGGCGAGCTGGCTGGCCGACGGCCAGCGCCCCAAGGTGCTGCACGACAGCAAACCGGCGGTGCTGGCCTTCGCCGCGCACGGCTGGGACCTGCAGGGCATCTGGCGGGACACCCAGATCGCCGCCTACCTGGCCCGCCCCGACCAGCGTTCCTACGACCTCACCGACCTGGCGCTGCGCTACCTGCACCGGGAGCTGCGGGTCGACGCGCCGGAGACCGGCCAGCTCACCCTGGAGGGGCTGGGCAACGACGGCGAGGCCGAGCAGAACCTGATGCTCCAGGCCCGGGCCACCCTCGACCTGGCCGACGCCATCGACGCCGAGCTGTCCCGCGACGGCGAGCAGTCCGCCCGGCTGATGGCCGGGGTGGAGCTGCCGCTGATGCGGGTGCTGGCCACCATGGAGCGCACCGGCATCGCCGCCGACACCCACTACCTCTCCGAGCTGGAGGCGCACTTCGCCGCCGAGGTGAAGGCCGCCGCGCAGGGGGCGTACGAGGCGGTCGGGCGGGAGTTCAACCTCGGCTCGCCCAAGCAGCTCCAGGAGATCCTCTTCGGCGAGCTGGGCCTGCCGAAGACCAAGCGGATCAAGACCGGCTACACCACGGACGCGGACGCCCTCCAGTGGCTCTACGCGCAGCAGCCGCACCCGGTGCTCGCGCACCTGCTGCGCCACCGGGACGTGGCCAAGCTCAAGTCGACCGTGGACGGGCTGCTCAAGTCGGTCTCCGACGACGGCCGGATCCACACCACGTTCAACCAGACCGTGGCGGCCACCGGCCGGCTCTCCTCCACCGAGCCCAACCTGCAGAACATCCCCATCCGGACGGAGGAGGGGCGGCGCATCCGGCGCGCCTTCGTGGTGGGGGAGGGCTACGACTGCCTGCTCACCGCCGACTACAGCCAGATCGAGATGCGGATCATGGCGCACCTGTCGTCGGACGACGCGCTGATCGAGGCGTTCAACTCCGGCGCCGACTTCCACGCCGCCACCGCCTCGTCGGTCTTCGGGGTGCCGGTCGACCAGGTCACCCCGGATCAGCGGCGCAAGATCAAGGCGATGAACTACGGCCTGGCGTACGGGTTGAGCGCGTTCGGCCTCTCCCAGCAGCTCGGGATCAGCGTCGAGGAGGCGCGCGGGCTGATGGAGAACTACTTCGCCGGCTTCGGCGGCGTCCGGGACTACCTGCAGGAGGTGGTCGCCCGCGCCCGCCACGACGGCTACACCTCGACCATCCTCGGCCGTCGGCGCTACCTGCCCGATCTGGTCAGCGACAACCGGCAACGCCGGGAGATTGCCGAGCGGATGGCGCTCAACGCCCCGATCCAGGGCTCGGCGGCCGACATCATCAAGGTCGCCATGCTGCACGTCGACAGCGCGCTGCGCGACGCCGGGCTGGGCTCCCGGATGCTGCTGCAGGTGCACGACGAGCTGGTCTTCGAGGTCGCCCCGGGCGAGCGGGGGGCCCTGGAGGCCCTGGTGCGCAAGGAGATGGGCGAGGCGTACCCGCTGTCGGTGCCGCTGGAGGTCTCCGTCGGGGAGGGCCGCGACTGGAACAGCGCCGACCACTGA
- a CDS encoding amino acid ABC transporter ATP-binding protein: MTEVTVPAQAGAPKAESGVMVRAEQVHKSFGSLEVLKGIDLEVRTGEVCCLLGPSGSGKSTFLRCINHLEKINAGRIWVDGDLIGYRERGGKLHELREKEVAAQRRSIGMVFQRFNLFPHMTALENVIEAPVRVRGEKKAAARERAAALLDRVGLGDKLGTYPGQLSGGQQQRVAIARALAMQPKLMLFDEPTSALDPELVGEVLDVMKDLARDGMTMIVVTHEIGFAREVGDSLIFMDGGVVVESGAPREVIANPRHDRTKAFLAKVL; encoded by the coding sequence ATGACCGAGGTGACGGTGCCGGCCCAGGCCGGCGCGCCGAAGGCCGAGTCCGGCGTGATGGTCCGGGCCGAGCAGGTGCACAAGTCCTTCGGGTCGCTGGAGGTGCTCAAGGGCATCGACCTGGAGGTGCGTACCGGCGAGGTCTGCTGCCTGCTCGGGCCGTCCGGCTCCGGCAAGTCGACCTTCCTGCGCTGCATCAACCACCTGGAGAAGATCAACGCCGGCCGGATCTGGGTGGACGGCGACCTGATCGGCTACCGGGAGCGCGGCGGCAAGCTGCACGAACTGCGGGAGAAGGAGGTGGCCGCGCAGCGCCGCTCGATCGGCATGGTCTTCCAGCGGTTCAACCTCTTCCCGCACATGACGGCGCTGGAGAACGTCATTGAGGCGCCGGTGCGGGTGCGCGGGGAGAAGAAGGCGGCCGCCCGGGAGCGGGCGGCGGCGCTGCTGGACCGGGTCGGCCTGGGCGACAAGCTCGGGACGTACCCGGGGCAGCTTTCCGGCGGGCAGCAGCAGCGGGTGGCGATCGCCCGGGCGCTGGCCATGCAGCCGAAGCTGATGCTCTTCGACGAGCCGACCAGCGCGCTCGACCCGGAGCTGGTCGGTGAGGTCCTGGACGTGATGAAGGACCTCGCCCGGGACGGCATGACCATGATCGTGGTGACCCACGAGATCGGTTTCGCCCGGGAGGTCGGCGACTCGCTGATCTTCATGGACGGCGGGGTGGTGGTCGAGTCGGGCGCGCCCCGGGAGGTCATCGCCAACCCCCGGCACGACCGGACGAAGGCCTTCCTGGCCAAGGTGCTCTGA
- a CDS encoding amino acid ABC transporter permease, with translation MSVDTETPERARPEPIQAVPVRHPGRWITVAVIGVLVAMFVHLLVTNKAFNWSFMVDEMFRPPIVAGLRGTIALTILSMLIGIVLGIVIAIMRLSENPILRGVSWVYTWFFRAVPRLVLAILFGNLGILWSRVEFGLPFDRQIGALFGVQDFEARLFGFTAVDILTGFVAGMLALGLSEAAYMAEIVRAGIQSVDEGQTEAAQALGMSRGQILRRIVLPQAMRVIIPPTGNETIAMLKDTSLVAFVPVSTELFFQLKAVGNRTFQVFPMYVASCLWYLLLTSVLLVGQYYLERHFARGFGRTAEAKSRLAGMGVWGRNTGGAGGA, from the coding sequence ATGTCGGTCGACACGGAAACACCCGAACGGGCACGGCCGGAACCCATCCAGGCCGTGCCCGTGCGGCACCCCGGCCGCTGGATCACTGTCGCGGTGATCGGGGTGCTGGTCGCCATGTTCGTCCACCTGCTGGTGACGAACAAGGCGTTCAACTGGTCGTTCATGGTGGACGAGATGTTCCGCCCGCCGATCGTCGCCGGCCTGCGCGGCACGATCGCGTTGACCATCCTCTCGATGCTGATCGGCATCGTGCTGGGCATCGTCATCGCGATCATGCGGCTCTCGGAGAACCCGATCCTGCGGGGCGTCTCCTGGGTCTACACCTGGTTCTTCCGGGCGGTGCCCCGGCTGGTGCTGGCGATCCTCTTCGGCAACCTGGGCATCCTCTGGTCCCGGGTGGAGTTCGGCCTGCCCTTCGACCGGCAGATCGGCGCGCTGTTCGGGGTGCAGGACTTCGAAGCGCGGCTGTTCGGGTTCACCGCCGTGGACATCCTCACCGGCTTCGTCGCCGGCATGCTGGCGCTCGGGCTCTCCGAGGCCGCGTACATGGCGGAGATCGTCCGGGCCGGCATCCAGTCGGTGGACGAGGGGCAGACCGAGGCGGCGCAGGCGCTCGGCATGAGCCGGGGGCAGATCCTGCGCCGGATCGTGTTGCCCCAGGCGATGCGGGTGATCATCCCGCCGACCGGCAACGAGACCATCGCCATGCTCAAGGACACCTCGCTGGTGGCCTTCGTGCCGGTCTCCACGGAGCTGTTCTTCCAGCTCAAGGCGGTCGGTAACCGGACCTTCCAGGTCTTCCCGATGTACGTGGCGTCGTGCCTGTGGTACCTCCTGCTGACCAGCGTGCTGCTGGTCGGGCAGTACTACCTGGAACGGCACTTCGCCCGGGGCTTCGGCCGCACCGCCGAGGCGAAGAGCCGGCTGGCCGGGATGGGCGTCTGGGGTCGCAACACCGGAGGGGCAGGGGGCGCATGA
- a CDS encoding ABC transporter substrate-binding protein: MFTPHNRRRAALGVASAAMLTLSLAACGEKESTDQPGAGPSVTAAADSALAAKVPDAIKADGVIKVGTDSTYAPAEFLEADGKTVTGFDVELFNAVAQKLGLKAEYESAPFDAILPGVDSGKYEIGVSSFTINAERLKSVNMVSYFSAGTQWATKKGNPAGVDLENACGKKIAVQTGTVQVDDITARSKKCTDAGKPAVKIDQYQAQSDATAAVVSGKDDAMLADSPVGAYAVKQSNGQLELVGDIYESAPYGYAVKKDQQAFAEVLKEAVQAVITDGTYKAALQKWGVEGGAVTTAELNPSV, translated from the coding sequence ATGTTCACCCCTCATAACCGCCGTCGGGCGGCGCTCGGCGTCGCCAGCGCGGCCATGCTCACCCTGTCCCTCGCCGCCTGCGGCGAGAAGGAGAGCACCGACCAGCCCGGCGCCGGCCCGTCGGTGACGGCCGCGGCAGACTCGGCCCTGGCCGCGAAGGTTCCGGACGCCATCAAGGCCGACGGCGTGATCAAGGTCGGCACGGACTCGACGTACGCCCCGGCGGAGTTCCTCGAGGCCGACGGCAAGACCGTGACCGGCTTCGACGTGGAGCTGTTCAACGCGGTGGCGCAGAAGCTCGGTCTCAAGGCGGAGTACGAGTCGGCGCCGTTCGACGCGATCCTGCCCGGTGTCGACTCGGGCAAGTACGAGATCGGCGTGTCGTCGTTCACCATCAACGCCGAGCGGCTCAAGAGCGTCAACATGGTCAGCTACTTCTCCGCCGGCACCCAGTGGGCGACCAAGAAGGGCAACCCGGCCGGGGTCGACCTGGAGAACGCCTGCGGCAAGAAGATCGCCGTCCAGACCGGCACGGTCCAGGTCGACGACATCACCGCCCGGTCGAAGAAGTGCACCGACGCCGGCAAGCCGGCCGTCAAGATCGACCAGTACCAGGCGCAGAGCGACGCGACCGCGGCCGTGGTCAGCGGCAAGGACGACGCCATGCTCGCTGACTCGCCGGTCGGCGCGTACGCGGTCAAGCAGAGCAACGGCCAGCTGGAGCTGGTCGGCGACATCTACGAGTCGGCCCCGTACGGCTACGCGGTGAAGAAGGACCAGCAGGCGTTCGCCGAGGTGCTGAAGGAGGCCGTCCAGGCGGTCATCACCGACGGCACCTACAAGGCGGCGCTGCAGAAGTGGGGTGTCGAGGGCGGCGCCGTCACCACCGCCGAACTCAACCCCTCGGTCTGA
- a CDS encoding ABC transporter ATP-binding protein → MLLEIKDLTLLYGRIQALHGISLVVNEGEVVALIGANGAGKTTTMRAISGLRPVAQGSIVFDGTDVTRMRADLRVVRGISQSPEGRGVFPGMTVLENLEMGAYTRRDRAAVAKDLDRVFELFPRLKERRKQAGGTLSGGEQQMLAVGRALMSRPKLLLLDEPSMGLAPMLIQQIFEIITEINQQGTTVLLVEQNAQQALSRAHRGYVLETGRIVKEGTGQDLLHDPAVKAAYLGVA, encoded by the coding sequence ATGCTGCTTGAGATCAAGGACCTGACCCTGCTGTACGGCCGGATCCAGGCGCTGCACGGGATCAGCCTGGTGGTGAACGAGGGCGAGGTGGTCGCGCTCATCGGCGCCAACGGCGCGGGCAAGACCACCACCATGCGGGCCATCTCCGGGCTGCGGCCGGTGGCCCAGGGCTCGATCGTCTTCGACGGCACCGACGTCACCCGGATGCGCGCCGACCTGCGGGTCGTGCGGGGCATCTCACAGTCGCCGGAGGGCCGGGGCGTGTTCCCGGGCATGACGGTGCTCGAGAACCTGGAGATGGGGGCGTATACCCGGCGCGACCGGGCGGCGGTCGCCAAGGACCTCGACCGCGTGTTCGAGCTGTTCCCGCGTCTGAAGGAGCGCCGCAAGCAGGCCGGCGGTACTCTTTCCGGCGGCGAGCAGCAGATGCTTGCGGTGGGCCGGGCCCTGATGAGCCGGCCGAAGCTGCTGCTGCTCGACGAGCCCTCGATGGGCCTGGCGCCGATGCTGATCCAGCAGATCTTCGAGATCATCACGGAGATCAACCAGCAGGGCACGACGGTTCTGCTCGTGGAGCAGAACGCCCAGCAGGCGCTCTCCCGCGCGCATCGGGGGTACGTGCTGGAGACCGGCCGGATCGTCAAGGAGGGCACCGGCCAGGACCTGCTGCACGACCCGGCGGTCAAGGCGGCGTACCTGGGTGTCGCCTGA
- a CDS encoding ABC transporter ATP-binding protein, which translates to MPGATPAAGREPLLEVDHVTLRFGGVVALDDVNFTLYKGEILGLIGPNGAGKTTCFNAMTGVYRPTQGEIRFKGQRTNGKRRSWITKAGIARTFQNIRLFPEMTALENVMVGADAHHKTSVISAMLRLPRHWREERQGREKAHELLRFVGIERRAGDLARNLSYGEQRRLEIARALATNPTLLCLDEPAAGFTPAEKEELLGLIRKIRDNGTTVLLIEHDMRLVMGVTDRIVVLEFGKKIAEGLPAEVREDPKVIAAYLGVPTDAA; encoded by the coding sequence ATCCCCGGTGCCACGCCCGCAGCAGGGCGGGAGCCGCTGCTGGAGGTCGATCACGTCACCCTCCGGTTCGGCGGCGTGGTCGCCCTGGACGACGTCAACTTCACCCTGTACAAGGGGGAGATCCTCGGCCTGATCGGCCCGAACGGCGCCGGCAAGACGACCTGCTTCAACGCGATGACCGGCGTCTACCGGCCCACCCAGGGCGAGATCCGGTTCAAGGGGCAGCGCACCAACGGCAAGCGCCGGTCCTGGATCACCAAGGCGGGCATCGCCCGGACCTTCCAGAACATCCGGCTCTTCCCGGAGATGACCGCGCTGGAGAACGTGATGGTGGGCGCGGACGCCCACCACAAGACCAGCGTGATCTCCGCGATGCTGCGGCTGCCGCGGCACTGGCGGGAGGAGCGGCAGGGCCGGGAGAAGGCGCACGAGCTGCTGCGCTTCGTCGGCATCGAGCGGCGCGCCGGGGACCTGGCCCGCAATCTCTCGTACGGCGAGCAGCGCCGGCTGGAGATCGCCCGGGCCCTGGCCACCAATCCGACCCTGCTCTGCCTGGACGAGCCGGCCGCCGGCTTCACCCCGGCGGAGAAGGAGGAACTGCTCGGCCTCATTCGTAAGATCCGGGACAACGGCACGACGGTGCTGCTGATCGAGCACGACATGCGCCTCGTCATGGGCGTGACCGATCGGATCGTGGTGCTGGAGTTCGGCAAGAAGATCGCCGAGGGCCTGCCGGCCGAGGTCCGCGAGGACCCGAAGGTGATCGCGGCGTACCTGGGGGTGCCGACCGATGCTGCTTGA